One part of the Hyalangium ruber genome encodes these proteins:
- a CDS encoding HlyD family secretion protein, protein MRRAVLLFLALMVVLSTLLGLRLVRERRAAEGPPGGSGVVEGTTVDVRSRLNARVLQLHVEEGARVEKGTLLASLDCTEPEALLAEAEARLAMARAQAQAAEATALASLRASEASSAQAAGTEAQREALAAQQGLATRQAERMEQMGEATTVAARDQARAQADALNQQLAASKHTSAAAGRQARAAAQQERASREQASAAAQGTQAAEASLRRARLSVAECELRAPQAGTVETLVLEEGELALPGTVLARLVDTRRPRATFYLPNAELAAARPEQRATVRADAYPEHTFSARVITVAHQAEFTPRNVQTRSDRDRLVYPVEVRIEDPEGLLRPGMPVDITLDPGREAVAERRR, encoded by the coding sequence ATGCGCCGCGCCGTCCTGTTGTTCCTCGCGCTGATGGTTGTCCTGAGCACCTTGCTGGGCCTCCGGCTCGTGCGCGAGCGTCGTGCCGCAGAGGGCCCTCCGGGGGGTTCGGGCGTGGTGGAAGGAACCACCGTGGACGTGCGCTCTCGCCTCAATGCCCGCGTGCTCCAGCTCCACGTAGAGGAGGGCGCCCGGGTGGAGAAGGGCACCCTCCTCGCCTCCCTCGACTGCACCGAGCCCGAGGCCCTGCTGGCCGAGGCGGAGGCCCGGCTCGCCATGGCCCGCGCCCAGGCCCAGGCCGCGGAGGCCACCGCCCTCGCCTCCTTGCGCGCCAGCGAGGCATCCAGCGCTCAGGCCGCGGGCACCGAGGCCCAGCGCGAAGCGCTCGCCGCCCAGCAGGGGCTCGCCACCCGCCAGGCCGAGCGCATGGAGCAGATGGGAGAGGCCACCACGGTGGCGGCGAGGGATCAGGCCCGGGCCCAGGCGGATGCGCTGAATCAGCAGCTCGCCGCCTCCAAGCACACGAGCGCCGCCGCGGGCCGCCAGGCGCGCGCCGCCGCCCAGCAGGAGCGTGCCAGCCGTGAGCAGGCCTCCGCCGCCGCCCAAGGCACGCAGGCAGCCGAGGCCTCCCTGCGCCGCGCCCGCTTGTCCGTGGCGGAGTGCGAGCTGCGCGCGCCCCAAGCCGGCACCGTGGAGACGCTCGTATTGGAGGAGGGCGAGCTGGCCCTGCCCGGCACCGTGCTCGCGCGGCTGGTGGACACGCGCCGCCCCCGCGCCACCTTCTATCTGCCCAACGCGGAGCTGGCCGCCGCGCGCCCCGAGCAGCGGGCAACGGTGCGCGCGGACGCATACCCGGAGCACACCTTCTCCGCCCGTGTCATCACCGTGGCGCACCAGGCCGAGTTCACCCCGCGCAACGTGCAGACGCGCAGTGACCGGGACCGGCTCGTCTACCCGGTGGAGGTCCGCATCGAGGATCCAGAAGGGCTGCTGAGGCCGGGCATGCCGGTGGACATCACCCTCGATCCCGGGCGCGAGGCGGTGGCGGAGCGACGGCGATGA
- a CDS encoding vWA domain-containing protein → MGTAVIDNRVEVVFSFDTTGSMYPCLAQVRKKLGSTVTRLAKEIPGIRIGIIAHGDYCDEGSTYVTKILDLTDDKDAIVRFVERVEPTGGGDAPECYELVLNQARKLSWTPGYTKAFVLIGDDVPHGPKQNPRKLDWRDEVNALGNMGIPVYGVQALNRRHATPFYKELAQKSGGFHLSLDQFAYITDTVLAICLKQSGDMKLQAYESEVSKEGRMSRGLNSVFNTMLKRETPTVYASTDLRAVAPGRFQFLDVDGDTPIKNFVTENGLKFKPGRGFYEFTKTETIQGRKEIVLMDRKTGDLFSGDGAREMLGLPPGETVRIRPANLEKYVVFVQSTSNNRKLMGGSRFLYEVEDWDGARA, encoded by the coding sequence ATGGGCACTGCGGTGATTGATAATCGCGTCGAGGTTGTCTTCAGCTTTGACACCACGGGCAGCATGTATCCGTGTCTGGCGCAGGTGCGAAAGAAGCTGGGCAGCACCGTGACGCGGCTCGCGAAAGAGATTCCTGGCATCCGCATCGGCATCATCGCGCACGGTGACTACTGCGATGAGGGCTCCACGTATGTCACGAAGATCCTCGACCTGACGGATGACAAGGACGCCATCGTGCGCTTCGTGGAGCGCGTGGAGCCCACTGGCGGCGGCGACGCGCCCGAGTGCTACGAGCTGGTGCTGAACCAGGCGCGCAAGCTGTCGTGGACGCCCGGGTACACCAAGGCCTTCGTGCTGATCGGCGACGATGTGCCGCACGGGCCGAAGCAGAACCCGCGCAAGCTGGACTGGCGCGACGAGGTGAACGCGCTGGGGAACATGGGCATCCCCGTGTACGGAGTGCAGGCGCTCAACCGCCGCCACGCGACGCCCTTCTACAAGGAGCTGGCGCAGAAGTCGGGCGGATTCCACCTGAGCCTGGATCAGTTCGCGTACATCACCGACACGGTCCTGGCCATCTGCCTCAAGCAGTCCGGAGACATGAAGCTCCAGGCCTACGAGTCGGAGGTGTCCAAGGAGGGCCGCATGAGCCGTGGCCTGAACAGCGTGTTCAACACGATGCTCAAGCGTGAGACGCCGACGGTCTACGCCTCCACGGACCTGCGCGCGGTGGCTCCGGGCCGCTTCCAGTTCCTCGACGTCGATGGGGACACGCCCATCAAGAACTTCGTCACCGAGAACGGCCTGAAGTTCAAGCCGGGCCGTGGCTTCTACGAGTTCACCAAGACGGAGACCATTCAGGGCCGCAAGGAGATCGTCCTGATGGACCGCAAGACGGGCGACCTGTTCAGCGGGGACGGGGCCCGAGAGATGCTGGGGCTGCCGCCCGGAGAGACGGTGCGCATCCGCCCCGCCAACCTGGAGAAGTACGTGGTGTTCGTTCAGAGCACGTCCAACAACCGCAAGCTGATGGGTGGCTCACGCTTCCTCTACGAGGTGGAAGACTGGGACGGCGCGCGCGCCTGA
- the gor gene encoding glutathione-disulfide reductase: protein MPQYDFDLFTIGAGSGGVASSRRAGSYGAKVAICEEDRVGGTCVLRGCVPKKLLVYGAHFRHDFEDSAGYGWSVPEPTLDWKKLQAAKDKELDRLNGVYKRLLRDSGVQLIEGRGHVVDPHTVEVAGKRYTAAHILISTGSRPFLPEMPGIEHVITSDGALSLKELPRRIIIVGGGYIGVEFAGIFNALGVKVVVLIRGDTVLRGFDDDVRSFLTQEMRKKGIDIRSEVFVRDLEKRADGTLSVLTTMGDTLEADAVMFATGRVPHTRGIGLEELGVKLDKRGAVMVDAGSRSSVESIYAVGDVTDRLNLTPVAIAEGRALAETLFNDNPMQLDHSGVPSAVFSQPPVSTVGITELAARESHGKLDVYVSSFRPMKYTLSGREERAMMKTIVERDTQRVLGFHMVGVDAPEIVQGLAVALKCGVTKQQLDATVGIHPTAAEEFVTMRDKRPDPQESAEREPGHEAVNN from the coding sequence ATGCCCCAGTACGACTTCGACTTGTTCACCATTGGCGCGGGCTCGGGCGGGGTGGCCTCCAGCCGCAGAGCCGGCTCCTATGGCGCGAAGGTGGCCATCTGCGAGGAGGACCGGGTGGGAGGCACCTGCGTCCTCCGGGGCTGTGTCCCCAAGAAGCTCCTGGTCTACGGCGCCCACTTCCGTCACGACTTCGAGGACTCCGCGGGCTACGGCTGGTCCGTGCCCGAGCCCACGCTGGACTGGAAGAAGCTCCAGGCGGCGAAGGACAAGGAGCTGGACCGCCTCAACGGCGTGTACAAGCGGCTGCTACGGGACTCGGGTGTGCAGCTCATCGAAGGCCGCGGGCACGTGGTGGATCCGCACACGGTGGAGGTGGCCGGCAAGCGCTACACGGCCGCCCACATCCTCATCTCCACGGGCTCGCGTCCCTTCCTGCCCGAGATGCCCGGCATCGAGCACGTCATCACCTCGGATGGCGCGCTGAGCCTGAAGGAGCTGCCGCGCCGGATCATCATCGTGGGTGGCGGCTACATCGGCGTGGAGTTCGCCGGCATCTTCAACGCGCTGGGCGTGAAGGTGGTGGTGCTCATCCGCGGCGACACGGTGCTGCGGGGCTTCGATGATGACGTGCGCTCGTTCCTCACCCAGGAGATGCGCAAGAAGGGCATCGACATCCGCTCCGAGGTCTTCGTCCGGGACCTGGAGAAGAGGGCGGACGGCACGTTGAGCGTGTTGACCACGATGGGTGACACGCTGGAGGCGGATGCGGTGATGTTCGCCACCGGCCGCGTCCCCCACACTCGTGGCATCGGGCTGGAGGAGCTGGGCGTGAAGCTCGACAAGCGTGGGGCCGTGATGGTGGACGCCGGCTCGCGCTCCTCGGTGGAGAGCATCTACGCGGTGGGAGATGTGACGGACCGCCTCAACCTCACGCCCGTGGCGATCGCCGAGGGCCGGGCGCTGGCGGAGACGCTCTTCAATGACAACCCGATGCAGCTGGACCACTCCGGGGTGCCGTCGGCGGTGTTCAGCCAGCCGCCGGTGTCGACGGTGGGCATCACCGAACTCGCGGCCCGAGAGTCCCACGGCAAGCTGGACGTGTACGTGTCCAGCTTCCGGCCCATGAAGTACACGCTGAGCGGCCGGGAGGAGCGGGCGATGATGAAGACCATCGTGGAGCGCGACACCCAGCGCGTGCTCGGCTTCCACATGGTGGGGGTGGATGCGCCGGAGATCGTCCAGGGGCTGGCGGTGGCCCTCAAGTGTGGTGTCACCAAGCAGCAGCTCGATGCCACGGTGGGCATCCACCCCACGGCGGCCGAGGAGTTCGTCACCATGCGGGACAAGCGGCCCGATCCTCAGGAGAGCGCGGAGCGGGAGCCGGGCCATGAAGCCGTGAACAACTAG
- a CDS encoding ABC transporter ATP-binding protein, with product MNAIEVEHLTRRFGGFTAVNDVSFSVSAGEIFGYLGANGAGKSTTIRMLCGLLKPSGGQARVAGFDVAHEPERVKGGIGYMSQRFSLYLDLSVRANLEFFASAYGAHGATLRARIDEMLERMQLGAVQDEVTGALPGGIQQRVALASAVLHRPRIVFLDEPTAGVDPLQRRGFWQLIRELSAQGTTVFVTTHYMDEAEYCGRIGIMVDGKLVALDTPQGLKRTHAPGRVLEVRGPGLARALQGLREEPGVLDVSPFGAGATVRVDPARLPPESLAGLLRSRGMDPLEMDEAEPTLDDVFLALTSAAGRTE from the coding sequence ATGAACGCCATCGAGGTGGAGCACCTGACGCGCCGCTTCGGCGGCTTCACGGCGGTGAACGACGTGAGCTTCTCGGTGAGCGCCGGAGAGATCTTCGGCTACCTGGGAGCCAACGGCGCCGGCAAGTCCACCACCATCCGCATGCTGTGCGGGCTGTTGAAGCCCTCGGGAGGACAGGCGCGGGTGGCGGGCTTCGACGTGGCGCACGAGCCCGAGCGGGTCAAGGGTGGCATCGGCTACATGTCCCAACGCTTCTCGCTCTATCTGGACCTGAGCGTGCGCGCCAACCTGGAGTTCTTCGCCTCTGCCTACGGGGCGCACGGCGCCACCCTGCGCGCGCGCATCGACGAGATGTTGGAGCGCATGCAGCTGGGCGCGGTGCAGGACGAGGTGACGGGGGCGCTGCCCGGCGGCATCCAGCAGCGCGTGGCACTGGCGAGCGCGGTGCTGCACCGGCCCCGCATCGTCTTCCTGGACGAGCCCACCGCGGGAGTGGACCCGTTGCAGCGGCGCGGCTTCTGGCAGCTCATCCGCGAGCTGTCCGCGCAGGGCACCACCGTCTTCGTCACCACACATTATATGGATGAGGCCGAGTACTGCGGGCGCATCGGCATCATGGTGGACGGCAAGCTGGTGGCCCTCGACACGCCCCAAGGGCTCAAGCGGACGCACGCGCCGGGGCGGGTGCTGGAGGTGCGAGGCCCGGGCCTGGCTCGAGCCCTCCAGGGTCTCAGGGAAGAACCAGGCGTCCTGGACGTGAGCCCCTTCGGAGCTGGAGCCACCGTGCGCGTGGACCCGGCGCGGCTCCCTCCGGAGTCGCTGGCGGGGCTGCTGCGGTCGCGGGGAATGGACCCGCTGGAGATGGACGAAGCCGAGCCCACGCTGGACGACGTCTTCCTGGCCCTCACCTCGGCCGCGGGTCGGACGGAGTGA
- a CDS encoding ABC transporter permease: MHPLLVQYRAVVVKEVRQTMRDKRVLALLTAAPLVQLFVLGFAVNFDVRHVPTAVVDRDRSEESRAHAQSLLAGDTLDLKMEARDERAAEQLLEQGDASVALVFPPDFQKNLLRGESARVQALVDGSDPVRSATAADAVARHAAARAVEHLSAQAQARGEALPRPAVELAPRVLYNPTLSTAVYVVPGIMAMLLLIVTTVTMAMGLARERESGTLEQLQVTPLRPGVLMVGKVTPFILVGLADVGLALAVGTWVFGVPLRGSLWLVAGVTLLYVMSTLGVGLLIATLSRTQQQAFVGGFLFLLPAVLLSGVLTPLRGMPGWLVWLTWLNPVRYYVEVLRGVLLKGAGLGDLWLQVLLLATFGATVLAVAARRFHKTAG; the protein is encoded by the coding sequence ATGCATCCACTCCTGGTGCAGTACCGCGCGGTGGTGGTGAAGGAGGTACGGCAGACGATGCGCGACAAGCGCGTGCTGGCCCTGCTCACCGCCGCGCCCCTGGTGCAGCTCTTCGTGCTGGGCTTCGCCGTCAACTTCGACGTGCGCCACGTCCCCACCGCCGTGGTGGACCGGGACCGCTCCGAGGAGAGCCGGGCCCATGCCCAGAGCCTGCTCGCGGGGGACACCCTGGATCTGAAGATGGAGGCCCGGGACGAGCGCGCCGCCGAGCAACTCCTGGAGCAGGGAGACGCCTCGGTCGCGCTGGTGTTCCCTCCCGACTTCCAGAAGAACCTGCTGCGCGGCGAGAGCGCCAGGGTGCAGGCCCTGGTGGATGGCTCGGATCCGGTGCGCTCGGCGACGGCCGCAGACGCCGTGGCCCGGCACGCGGCGGCGCGGGCGGTGGAGCACCTGAGCGCCCAGGCCCAGGCCCGAGGAGAGGCGCTCCCCAGGCCAGCGGTGGAGCTGGCCCCGCGCGTCCTCTACAACCCGACGCTGTCCACGGCGGTGTATGTGGTGCCCGGCATCATGGCCATGCTGCTGCTCATCGTCACCACGGTGACCATGGCGATGGGCCTGGCGCGCGAGCGCGAGAGCGGCACGCTGGAGCAGCTCCAGGTCACCCCGCTGCGCCCGGGTGTGCTCATGGTGGGCAAGGTGACGCCGTTCATCCTCGTGGGGCTGGCGGACGTGGGGCTGGCGCTCGCGGTGGGCACCTGGGTGTTCGGGGTGCCTCTGCGCGGCAGCCTGTGGCTGGTGGCGGGGGTGACGCTGCTCTACGTCATGTCCACCCTGGGCGTAGGCCTGCTCATCGCCACGCTGAGCCGCACCCAGCAGCAAGCCTTCGTGGGGGGCTTCCTCTTCCTGCTCCCCGCGGTGTTGCTGTCCGGAGTGCTCACGCCGCTGCGCGGCATGCCGGGCTGGTTGGTATGGCTCACCTGGCTCAACCCGGTGCGCTACTACGTGGAGGTGCTCCGCGGTGTGCTGCTCAAGGGCGCGGGCCTGGGGGACCTCTGGCTCCAGGTGCTGCTGCTGGCCACCTTCGGGGCGACCGTGCTGGCGGTGGCGGCGCGGCGCTTCCACAAGACCGCGGGGTGA
- a CDS encoding ABC transporter ATP-binding protein, with translation MSAPEVELSGVRRSFGATQALRGVSLAVRRGEVYGLVGPDGAGKTTAIRMLAGLLRPDEGHARVLGEDPSHPSSPVREQLGLVPQRNSLYGDLSVDENLRFFARLFGLSRADFATRRERLLSITRLERFTERRADALSGGMYKKLALACALLHRPRVLLLDEPTNGVDPVSRRELWELLYGLVHEGMTLVVSTPYMDEAARCHRVGLLYAGEVIAEGAPRELARAHGVAPGNFEAVFLELIRGRAA, from the coding sequence ATGAGCGCACCCGAGGTGGAGCTGTCCGGCGTACGCAGGAGCTTCGGCGCCACCCAAGCCCTGCGCGGCGTGTCGCTGGCGGTGCGCCGAGGGGAGGTCTACGGGCTGGTGGGGCCCGACGGCGCGGGAAAGACGACGGCCATCCGCATGCTGGCGGGCCTGCTGCGCCCGGACGAGGGGCACGCGCGGGTGCTGGGAGAGGACCCCTCTCACCCCAGCAGCCCCGTGCGCGAGCAGCTCGGCCTGGTGCCTCAGCGAAACAGCCTCTACGGCGACCTGAGCGTGGACGAGAACCTGCGCTTCTTCGCGCGCCTGTTCGGCCTGTCCCGGGCCGACTTCGCGACCCGACGTGAGCGCCTGCTGTCCATCACCCGGCTGGAGCGTTTCACGGAGCGGCGGGCGGATGCGCTCTCGGGAGGCATGTACAAGAAGCTGGCGCTGGCGTGCGCGCTGCTGCACCGGCCGCGCGTGCTGCTCTTGGACGAGCCCACCAACGGCGTGGACCCGGTGAGCCGCCGCGAGCTGTGGGAGCTGCTCTACGGGCTGGTGCATGAGGGCATGACGCTGGTGGTGTCCACGCCCTACATGGACGAGGCGGCGCGCTGCCACCGCGTGGGCCTGCTGTACGCGGGGGAAGTCATCGCCGAGGGCGCGCCCCGCGAGCTGGCGCGGGCACACGGCGTGGCCCCCGGCAACTTCGAGGCGGTGTTCCTGGAGCTCATCCGTGGGAGGGCCGCATGA
- a CDS encoding sensor histidine kinase: protein MNLLGAEAAVYTQTLRNFDDIQVKHLGRIFGRMVRVRLRGGLALALLALTATLLDPVPWRVAWLGVMLVSAGTALLLETRRFAREGFTARRVPINLWLHLLFQQGFVLGTGGITSPLLPTVLPIAFVASLASSPRQRVWLLLAELGSLTAMSVAQLSGWLPGLALPYLGSAPPNMLLACAGVMGLLCVASTAVGGAMRRTFDNMLSEALSHRDELLSTHRAHARELEALSGEIAHELKNPLATVKGLTQLMAREPGQPQSAERLKVLTSEVTRMQGILEEFLNFSRPLVPLTVSAVDLSALCEEALVLHEGLAGERGVKLERAGSGRVSVACDSRKVKQVLMNLLHNAIEASPPGGRVVVTVESTAAGDARVSVRDEGSGLASEVAGRVFEAGVTTKARGSGLGLTVARALARQHGGEVTLEGGPHGGCVAELLLPRELPAGTLGSAREVAHG from the coding sequence ATGAACCTGCTGGGAGCGGAGGCAGCCGTGTACACGCAGACGCTGCGCAACTTCGACGACATCCAGGTCAAGCACCTGGGGCGGATCTTCGGGCGCATGGTGCGGGTGCGCCTGCGCGGCGGACTGGCCCTCGCGCTGCTGGCGCTCACGGCGACTCTGCTGGATCCGGTGCCCTGGAGGGTGGCGTGGCTGGGGGTGATGCTGGTCAGCGCCGGGACGGCCTTGCTCCTCGAGACCCGGCGCTTCGCCCGCGAGGGGTTCACCGCGCGGCGTGTCCCGATCAACCTCTGGCTGCACCTGCTTTTCCAGCAGGGCTTCGTGCTCGGTACGGGGGGCATCACCAGTCCCCTGTTGCCCACGGTGCTGCCGATCGCTTTCGTGGCCAGTCTGGCCTCCAGTCCCCGGCAGCGCGTGTGGCTGCTCTTGGCGGAGCTGGGTTCGCTGACGGCCATGTCCGTGGCCCAGCTCTCCGGATGGTTGCCCGGCCTGGCGCTGCCCTACCTGGGCTCGGCTCCGCCGAACATGCTCTTGGCCTGCGCGGGAGTCATGGGGCTGTTGTGCGTGGCGAGTACCGCCGTGGGCGGGGCGATGCGCCGCACCTTCGACAACATGCTCTCCGAGGCGCTGTCCCACCGGGACGAGCTGCTCTCCACCCACCGGGCCCACGCGCGGGAGCTCGAGGCCCTGTCGGGAGAGATTGCCCACGAGCTGAAGAACCCGCTGGCCACGGTGAAGGGGCTCACCCAGCTCATGGCGCGCGAGCCCGGGCAGCCCCAGTCCGCCGAGCGCCTGAAGGTGCTGACGAGCGAGGTGACGCGCATGCAGGGCATCCTGGAGGAGTTCCTCAACTTCTCCCGCCCGTTGGTGCCGTTGACGGTGAGCGCGGTGGACTTGTCGGCGCTGTGCGAAGAGGCGCTGGTGCTACACGAGGGCCTGGCCGGTGAGCGCGGCGTGAAGCTGGAGCGAGCGGGCTCCGGCCGCGTGAGCGTGGCGTGTGACTCGCGCAAGGTGAAGCAGGTGTTGATGAACCTGCTCCACAACGCCATCGAGGCGAGCCCTCCCGGAGGCCGGGTGGTGGTGACGGTGGAGTCCACGGCGGCGGGAGATGCGCGAGTCTCCGTTCGCGACGAGGGCTCCGGGCTCGCGTCGGAGGTGGCCGGGCGCGTCTTCGAGGCGGGCGTCACCACCAAGGCGCGCGGCTCCGGGTTGGGGCTGACGGTGGCGCGCGCCCTGGCCCGGCAGCACGGAGGCGAGGTGACGCTGGAGGGCGGGCCGCACGGCGGATGCGTGGCGGAGTTGCTGCTGCCCCGAGAGTTGCCGGCGGGCACCCTAGGGTCCGCGCGGGAGGTAGCGCATGGCTAG
- a CDS encoding 1,4-dihydroxy-2-naphthoyl-CoA synthase produces MVSSIFNPARWQAVEGFKFKDITFHRAVDQGTVRIAFHRPEVRNAFRPRTVDELSTALEATRFMTDVGCVLITGNGPSPKDGGWAFCSGGDQRIRGKDGYKYEGDEGKVDPARLGRLHILEVQRQIRFLPKVVIAVVPGWAVGGGHSLHVVCDMTIASKEHAVFKQTDPDVASFDSGYGSALLARQIGQKRAREIFFVGRNYSAEEAFQMGMVNAVVPHAQLEDFALDWAAEINTKSPTAIKMLKYGFNLPDDGLVGQQLFAGEATRLAYGTEEAQEGRDAFVQKRKRNFKRFPWTY; encoded by the coding sequence ATGGTGTCGAGCATCTTCAACCCCGCCCGTTGGCAAGCCGTCGAAGGCTTCAAGTTCAAGGACATCACCTTCCACCGCGCGGTGGATCAGGGCACGGTGCGCATCGCCTTCCACCGTCCCGAGGTGCGCAACGCCTTCCGGCCTCGCACGGTGGACGAGCTGTCCACGGCGCTGGAGGCCACGCGCTTCATGACGGACGTGGGCTGTGTGCTCATTACCGGCAACGGGCCCTCGCCCAAGGATGGTGGCTGGGCCTTCTGCTCCGGCGGAGACCAGCGCATCCGCGGCAAGGATGGCTACAAGTACGAGGGGGACGAGGGCAAGGTGGACCCGGCGCGCCTGGGCCGCCTGCACATCCTCGAGGTGCAGCGGCAAATCCGCTTCCTGCCCAAGGTGGTCATCGCCGTGGTGCCAGGCTGGGCGGTGGGCGGCGGCCACAGCCTGCACGTGGTGTGCGACATGACGATCGCCAGCAAGGAGCACGCGGTCTTCAAGCAGACCGACCCGGACGTGGCCAGCTTCGACAGCGGCTATGGCTCGGCGCTGCTGGCGCGGCAGATCGGCCAGAAGCGCGCCCGGGAGATCTTCTTCGTCGGTCGCAACTACTCGGCCGAAGAGGCCTTCCAGATGGGCATGGTCAACGCCGTCGTCCCGCACGCCCAGCTCGAGGACTTCGCGCTCGACTGGGCGGCGGAGATCAACACCAAGAGCCCCACGGCCATCAAGATGCTCAAGTACGGCTTCAACCTGCCGGACGATGGGCTCGTGGGCCAGCAGCTCTTCGCGGGCGAGGCCACGCGCCTGGCCTACGGCACCGAGGAGGCCCAGGAAGGCCGCGACGCCTTCGTCCAGAAGCGCAAGCGCAACTTCAAGCGCTTCCCCTGGACCTACTGA
- a CDS encoding ABC transporter permease: MASASSLRRTLGRTLAMAGKEVQHIRRDVRTLYLALAMPVLLLVLFGFGISFDVDHLELAVVDQDRSTASRELVRHLTAGGEFTVVQEGTSSEEALRALRRGQAVAALVVPHGFSQEVSRGGARVQLLVDGADGNTANQALAKAQALVDVASRRLAPAGAPLPSPPVEVRLRTLFNPTGRSALFLVPGLAAYLLAIVAVLITALTVAREWERGSMEQLFATPVGRMEIVVGKLLPYLGIGLLQVLLVLTVGAWVFDVPVRGSLGVLGLGALLFLIGMLGQGLFISVVTRNQVVATQMATMTSVLPSMLLSGFIFPIENLPLPLRLLSNLVPARYFVGTLRGVLLRGNGLSELWPQLVALTLFAALMLVAAMARFKRRLD, from the coding sequence ATGGCCTCCGCCTCCTCTCTTCGCCGCACCCTGGGTCGTACGCTCGCGATGGCGGGCAAGGAGGTGCAGCACATCCGCCGGGACGTGCGCACGCTGTACCTGGCCCTGGCCATGCCGGTGCTGCTGCTGGTGCTCTTCGGCTTTGGCATCAGCTTCGACGTGGACCACCTGGAGCTGGCGGTGGTGGACCAGGACCGGAGCACGGCCTCGCGCGAGCTGGTGCGCCACCTCACCGCGGGAGGTGAGTTCACCGTCGTCCAGGAAGGCACCTCCTCCGAGGAGGCCCTGCGAGCCCTGCGACGGGGACAGGCGGTGGCTGCGCTGGTGGTGCCCCACGGCTTCTCCCAAGAGGTGAGCCGGGGCGGCGCCCGGGTGCAGTTGCTGGTAGACGGCGCGGACGGAAACACCGCCAATCAAGCGCTCGCCAAGGCCCAGGCGTTGGTGGACGTCGCCTCGCGCAGGCTGGCTCCGGCGGGTGCGCCCCTGCCCTCCCCCCCGGTGGAGGTGCGACTGCGCACGCTGTTCAATCCGACGGGCCGCTCGGCGCTGTTCCTGGTGCCGGGCCTGGCCGCCTACCTGCTGGCCATCGTCGCGGTGCTCATCACCGCGCTCACCGTGGCGCGGGAGTGGGAGCGCGGCTCCATGGAGCAGCTCTTCGCCACGCCGGTGGGGCGCATGGAGATCGTCGTGGGCAAGCTGCTGCCCTACCTGGGCATCGGCCTGCTGCAGGTGCTGCTGGTGCTCACGGTGGGCGCGTGGGTCTTCGATGTGCCGGTGCGCGGCAGCCTCGGGGTGCTGGGGCTGGGCGCGCTGCTGTTCCTCATCGGAATGCTGGGCCAGGGGCTGTTCATCTCCGTGGTGACACGCAACCAGGTGGTGGCCACGCAGATGGCGACCATGACGTCGGTGCTCCCCTCCATGCTGCTATCGGGCTTCATCTTCCCCATCGAGAACCTGCCGCTGCCGCTGCGGCTGCTGAGCAACCTGGTGCCGGCGCGCTACTTCGTGGGCACGCTGCGGGGGGTGCTGCTGCGCGGCAACGGCCTGAGCGAGCTGTGGCCCCAGCTCGTGGCGCTCACCCTCTTCGCGGCGCTGATGCTGGTGGCCGCCATGGCGCGCTTCAAGCGCCGGCTGGACTGA